In one window of Chryseobacterium phocaeense DNA:
- a CDS encoding nitroreductase family protein — protein sequence MNKAEILKEIIEQRRSIFPKDYTETAIPQEILDEILHSASLAPNHKRTKPWRFKVFRGEEKSQLAAEMQSIYKATQSEQTFLEKKYQDIGFKINKADTVVSIVVNFSGMVPEWEEIAAVSMAVQNMYLTCTAHNVGCYWSSPAIVNHLKASLTIEENQKCLGLFYMGTVN from the coding sequence ATGAATAAAGCGGAAATTTTAAAAGAAATCATAGAACAAAGGAGAAGTATTTTTCCGAAAGATTATACAGAAACTGCAATACCACAGGAAATCCTGGATGAAATCTTACATTCAGCAAGTTTGGCTCCCAATCATAAGCGTACAAAACCCTGGCGGTTTAAGGTATTCAGGGGAGAAGAAAAATCTCAGCTCGCTGCAGAAATGCAGTCCATCTATAAAGCAACCCAATCTGAACAGACCTTTTTAGAAAAAAAATACCAGGATATTGGCTTTAAAATCAATAAAGCGGATACCGTGGTTTCTATCGTGGTTAATTTCAGTGGTATGGTGCCGGAATGGGAAGAAATTGCTGCCGTCTCTATGGCAGTTCAGAATATGTATCTTACCTGTACAGCCCATAATGTAGGTTGCTACTGGAGCTCCCCGGCAATCGTAAACCATTTGAAAGCGTCTCTGACCATTGAAGAAAATCAGAAGTGTCTTGGGCTTTTCTATATGGGAACTGTTAATTAA
- a CDS encoding T9SS type A sorting domain-containing protein — protein MKKNNFLMMALISLMSIGPSNLKAQCPATSAFYSFSTGGKNYQLVKQQSSWFDASGCASSRQGYLAEINSAAEQNGILAALLSAQAGIVMANTTAQDGGNASYVWLGGVNTTSDSWQWSNSNVEFWQGATPGSGGHPINGAYFHWGVAEPDNFNNNQDYLALALTSWPGGNAGEWNDLRWSNELYYVIEYDGVLSTDEAKTDKSSVRIYPNAVTDFLTIESKKGISSVHMIDASGKKVKTVSGTGKSSEKIDCTSLPDGVYLVNIEYQDKTASQHKVIKSSK, from the coding sequence ATGAAAAAAAACAATTTTCTTATGATGGCGCTCATCAGTCTGATGAGCATTGGTCCATCTAATCTGAAAGCCCAGTGCCCTGCAACATCTGCTTTTTACTCATTTAGCACGGGTGGGAAAAATTATCAGCTTGTAAAACAGCAAAGTAGTTGGTTTGATGCTTCAGGTTGTGCTTCATCGAGACAGGGATATCTGGCGGAAATTAACAGTGCGGCGGAACAAAATGGAATACTTGCTGCCCTGTTATCTGCACAGGCTGGAATTGTTATGGCTAATACCACTGCTCAGGATGGAGGCAATGCATCCTATGTATGGCTGGGAGGAGTCAATACAACTAGTGACTCCTGGCAATGGAGTAATTCTAATGTAGAATTTTGGCAAGGTGCAACTCCCGGTAGTGGAGGGCACCCAATTAATGGAGCTTATTTTCATTGGGGAGTGGCCGAACCAGATAACTTCAACAATAATCAGGATTATTTAGCGTTGGCTTTAACGTCTTGGCCTGGAGGTAATGCAGGAGAATGGAATGACTTACGTTGGTCGAATGAATTATATTATGTTATTGAATATGACGGGGTTCTTTCAACAGACGAAGCTAAGACAGATAAAAGCTCAGTAAGAATTTATCCCAACGCTGTTACTGATTTCCTGACGATTGAAAGTAAAAAGGGAATTTCCTCAGTTCATATGATCGATGCATCGGGGAAAAAAGTAAAAACCGTTTCCGGTACAGGAAAATCCTCTGAAAAGATAGACTGTACGTCTCTGCCTGATGGTGTTTATCTTGTAAACATAGAGTATCAGGATAAAACTGCTTCTCAGCACAAGGTGATCAAGAGCAGTAAGTAA
- a CDS encoding DoxX family membrane protein, producing MVFQKLRTNRRNQWIIIHLRYLVGSAFFPSGLTKLLGNRFTVLSTDTPIGAFFEAMYRTGVYWNFLGLCQIIAGILLMTQRYALLGALMFLAILSNIWIITISLSFTGTWIITSLMMIAVIILLIWDHHKLMPLFSDNHSMTIESYPDPGRIWINAGIIYTVCLLGLSVPGPVEKGPEQWIVRTLVILIIFTFLISNYRMYKKLNLHVKNQV from the coding sequence ATGGTATTTCAAAAACTAAGGACAAACAGACGGAATCAATGGATCATTATTCACCTGAGGTATCTGGTGGGCTCTGCGTTTTTCCCCTCAGGACTTACCAAATTACTGGGAAACAGATTTACCGTGCTTTCTACTGATACTCCGATAGGGGCTTTTTTTGAAGCGATGTACCGGACAGGGGTGTATTGGAATTTTTTAGGGCTTTGTCAGATAATAGCCGGAATTTTACTGATGACGCAGCGGTATGCCCTTTTGGGCGCCCTTATGTTTCTGGCTATACTCAGTAATATCTGGATCATCACCATCAGCCTTTCCTTTACCGGAACCTGGATCATCACCTCTCTGATGATGATTGCGGTTATCATATTGCTGATCTGGGATCATCATAAGCTGATGCCTCTTTTTAGCGATAACCATTCAATGACTATAGAATCTTATCCGGATCCGGGCCGTATCTGGATCAATGCCGGGATTATCTACACAGTTTGTCTCCTGGGTTTATCAGTGCCGGGGCCGGTGGAAAAAGGTCCGGAGCAATGGATTGTAAGAACGCTGGTAATTCTGATAATCTTTACCTTTTTAATCTCTAATTATAGAATGTATAAAAAACTTAACTTACATGTAAAGAATCAGGTGTAA
- a CDS encoding SRPBCC family protein, producing the protein MKTFLKILVGIIILVALYALIAIFAFDKKNHFERSVVINAPKEKVWQHLGSLKEYNVWDPFSKADKDIVITYSGAGDKVGDSYHWKGNNQVGEGEHAISELVPNEKMITKLHFIKPFEGDAVATFTLTPEGNGTKVTWAMDNELNTMMKIMKPMMDRNMTTMFDQGLADLKKVSEQ; encoded by the coding sequence ATGAAAACATTCTTAAAAATTCTTGTAGGCATCATTATTTTAGTGGCACTTTATGCCCTTATTGCCATATTTGCTTTCGATAAAAAGAATCATTTTGAAAGATCTGTGGTCATCAATGCCCCGAAAGAAAAAGTGTGGCAGCATTTAGGTTCTTTGAAAGAATATAATGTATGGGATCCTTTCTCCAAGGCAGATAAAGATATTGTGATCACGTATTCCGGTGCGGGCGACAAAGTAGGCGACTCTTATCACTGGAAAGGAAATAATCAGGTGGGAGAGGGTGAGCATGCCATCAGTGAGCTTGTGCCCAATGAAAAAATGATCACCAAACTTCATTTTATCAAGCCGTTTGAAGGAGATGCTGTGGCTACTTTTACCTTAACTCCGGAAGGAAACGGGACCAAAGTAACCTGGGCAATGGATAATGAGCTGAATACCATGATGAAGATTATGAAACCCATGATGGACAGAAATATGACCACAATGTTTGACCAGGGACTGGCAGACCTTAAAAAGGTCTCTGAACAGTAA